A genomic segment from Sulfitobacter mediterraneus encodes:
- a CDS encoding ABC transporter permease produces MFEYCADPSQLEGFRWLSCYLTTGKHMSLYWSVVTVLTLLAITAPVALAFGFAGASAARSSFFPLRWFGKTYIALVRGVPDIAFFLFFVIALDQAIEYLRHKVLCPDWEEPIRQGNDFVVCQAAKMPLSSAPQWVHESYGFGIAVVTFAIVFGAFAANVLFGAMRAVPRAQLETAEAYGMSQRQTFWRVLVPQMWVFALPGLSNLWMVLIKATPLLFLLGVEDIVYWARELGGSKTPRFTDYPHGDWRMWYFLALLVFYLLFTRFSEIVLDRIMARLTHGQATTGGEAQRKAA; encoded by the coding sequence ATTTTCGAATATTGCGCAGACCCCAGCCAGCTAGAAGGCTTTCGCTGGCTCAGTTGCTACCTGACCACGGGCAAGCATATGTCATTGTATTGGTCCGTCGTGACCGTGCTGACACTTTTGGCGATCACCGCACCTGTTGCGCTTGCCTTTGGATTTGCCGGGGCCTCTGCGGCGCGGTCATCGTTCTTTCCGCTGCGCTGGTTTGGCAAGACCTATATCGCGCTGGTGCGCGGAGTGCCCGACATCGCATTTTTCCTGTTCTTTGTAATCGCACTTGATCAGGCCATTGAATATCTGCGCCACAAGGTGCTCTGCCCCGATTGGGAGGAACCCATTCGGCAGGGCAATGATTTTGTGGTCTGTCAGGCCGCAAAAATGCCGCTGAGCAGTGCGCCGCAATGGGTGCACGAAAGCTATGGTTTCGGCATTGCGGTTGTGACCTTTGCCATCGTGTTTGGCGCTTTTGCTGCCAACGTTCTGTTCGGCGCCATGCGGGCCGTGCCTCGCGCCCAGCTTGAAACCGCCGAGGCTTACGGGATGTCACAGCGCCAGACGTTCTGGCGCGTGTTGGTGCCGCAAATGTGGGTTTTTGCCCTGCCCGGCCTCAGCAACCTCTGGATGGTTTTGATCAAAGCCACACCGCTGCTGTTCCTTTTGGGTGTTGAGGACATCGTCTATTGGGCGCGGGAATTGGGCGGTTCCAAGACCCCCCGCTTTACCGACTATCCCCATGGCGACTGGCGCATGTGGTACTTCCTTGCGCTATTGGTCTTTTACTTGCTGTTCACTCGGTTCTCCGAAATCGTGCTTGACCGGATCATGGCACGCCTCACCCATGGACAGGCAACCACCGGCGGCGAAGCACAAAGGAAAGCGGCATGA
- a CDS encoding glutamine synthetase family protein, producing the protein MNNWLRKHPQVRTIRVAAADLNGQPRGKRIPTRFADKVTTEGTRFPFSVLSLDIWGEDIDDSPLVFETGDRDGVLKPTERGFMPMPWLDAPSALLPIWMFHEDGRPYGGDPRHALRAVLDRFKARGLTPVCAVELEFFLIDDSGRNLQIPISPRSGKRRKAAETLSIRALDQFDAFFTDLYDACEEMDIPADTAISEAGLGQFEINLMHCDDALRAADDAWLFKMLVKGLARRHGFAASFMAKPYEDYPGSGLHTHFSVLDQDGNNVFDNGGDEGTDMMRHAVAGCMQAMPGSALVFAPHANSFDRMVPGSHAPTGVSWAYENRTSSIRIPSGNHKARRIEHRVSGGDVNPYLMLAAVLGAAINGIDDGLEPPAPITGNAYAADLPQIPGDWSSAIDLFEKDPAVARIFAPELIRNFVLTKRQEVHYMAELTPQEQVEIYLDTV; encoded by the coding sequence ATGAACAATTGGCTCCGCAAACATCCTCAAGTCCGCACAATCCGTGTGGCTGCCGCTGATCTCAATGGCCAGCCGCGCGGCAAACGTATTCCCACCCGCTTTGCCGATAAGGTCACAACCGAAGGCACCCGTTTTCCTTTCTCGGTCCTCAGCCTTGATATCTGGGGCGAAGACATCGACGACAGCCCACTGGTGTTTGAAACCGGCGACCGTGATGGCGTTCTCAAACCGACTGAGCGTGGCTTTATGCCGATGCCATGGCTCGATGCGCCCTCCGCCCTGCTGCCGATCTGGATGTTTCATGAGGATGGCCGCCCCTATGGCGGTGATCCGCGCCATGCTTTGCGGGCGGTTCTGGACCGGTTCAAGGCACGCGGTCTCACCCCGGTGTGCGCGGTCGAGCTTGAGTTTTTCCTGATCGACGATTCGGGTCGCAACCTGCAAATCCCGATCTCTCCGCGCTCTGGCAAGCGGCGCAAGGCGGCAGAGACCCTGTCGATTCGTGCACTGGATCAGTTTGATGCCTTCTTTACCGATCTCTACGACGCCTGTGAGGAAATGGACATTCCTGCCGACACCGCGATCAGTGAGGCGGGTCTGGGCCAGTTCGAGATCAACCTGATGCATTGCGATGATGCGTTGCGGGCGGCGGATGACGCCTGGCTGTTCAAGATGCTGGTCAAAGGTCTGGCCCGGCGCCATGGCTTTGCCGCGTCTTTCATGGCCAAACCTTACGAAGATTATCCCGGCTCTGGCCTGCACACACATTTTTCGGTGCTTGATCAGGACGGCAACAATGTCTTTGACAACGGCGGCGATGAAGGCACGGATATGATGCGCCACGCCGTTGCGGGCTGTATGCAGGCGATGCCCGGCTCCGCACTTGTCTTTGCACCCCATGCCAACAGTTTTGACCGGATGGTGCCGGGCAGCCACGCGCCCACGGGCGTCAGCTGGGCCTATGAGAACCGCACCTCCTCCATCCGCATCCCGTCGGGCAATCACAAGGCGCGCCGGATCGAGCACCGCGTGTCGGGCGGCGACGTGAATCCCTATCTGATGCTGGCGGCCGTCCTTGGTGCGGCGATCAATGGCATCGATGACGGCCTTGAGCCGCCCGCACCGATCACCGGGAACGCCTATGCCGCCGATCTGCCGCAAATCCCCGGCGACTGGTCTTCGGCCATTGATCTGTTTGAAAAAGACCCCGCCGTAGCGCGGATTTTTGCGCCTGAGTTGATCCGCAACTTTGTCCTGACCAAGCGGCAGGAGGTCCACTATATGGCCGAGCTGACCCCGCAAGAGCAGGTCGAAATTTACCTCGATACCGTGTAA
- a CDS encoding glutamine synthetase family protein, with translation MADWTQNLPKAAAEYLTDRRLDEVECVIPDLPGIARGKAVPASKFARQEYFHLPDSIFYQTITGNWGEAAGDEGFIEKDMILKPDMETATAAPWTGDWTLQVIHDAYDRDDNPVPFSPRNVLKRVVQLYRDKGWEPVVAPEMEFFLVARNLDPAQEIKPMIGRSGRPAAARQAYSMTAVDEFGPVIDDIYDFAEAQGFEIDGITQEGGAGQLEINLLHGDPVKLADEVFYFKRLIREAALRHDCYATFMAKPIEDEPGSAMHIHHSVLDTKTGKNIFSAEDGSETPAFMHFIAGLQNHMPDALAVIAPYVNSYRRYVKDHAAPINLEWGRDNRTTGIRVPLSGPAARRVENRLAGMDCNPYLGIAASLACGYLGLTEGKAPADEFKGDAYDGDGDIPQVLGSALDLFDEATALHSVLGTEFARVYSIVKRAEYDEFLQVISPWEREHLLMNV, from the coding sequence ATGGCCGACTGGACCCAAAACCTTCCAAAAGCCGCAGCGGAATATCTGACCGACCGGCGTCTTGATGAAGTGGAATGTGTGATCCCCGACCTGCCCGGCATCGCCCGAGGCAAGGCTGTCCCGGCCAGCAAATTTGCGCGGCAGGAATACTTTCACCTTCCCGACAGCATTTTCTACCAAACCATCACTGGCAATTGGGGCGAAGCCGCAGGAGATGAAGGTTTCATCGAAAAGGACATGATCCTCAAGCCCGACATGGAGACCGCAACCGCGGCGCCCTGGACCGGGGATTGGACCTTGCAAGTGATCCACGACGCCTATGATCGCGATGACAATCCGGTGCCCTTCTCGCCCCGGAACGTCCTCAAACGGGTGGTACAACTTTATCGAGACAAGGGCTGGGAGCCGGTTGTGGCCCCCGAGATGGAATTCTTCCTCGTGGCCCGCAACCTTGATCCGGCCCAGGAAATCAAACCGATGATTGGCCGCTCTGGCCGCCCCGCCGCTGCGCGGCAGGCCTATTCGATGACCGCCGTGGACGAATTTGGCCCCGTCATCGACGACATTTACGATTTTGCCGAGGCGCAGGGATTTGAAATCGACGGCATCACACAAGAAGGCGGCGCAGGCCAGCTCGAGATCAACCTGCTGCACGGCGATCCGGTGAAACTGGCCGATGAGGTGTTCTATTTCAAACGTCTGATCCGCGAAGCGGCCCTGCGCCACGATTGTTATGCCACCTTTATGGCCAAACCCATCGAGGATGAACCGGGATCAGCCATGCATATTCACCATTCGGTGTTGGATACAAAGACCGGCAAGAACATTTTTTCCGCCGAAGACGGATCTGAAACGCCTGCCTTTATGCACTTCATCGCGGGGCTGCAAAACCACATGCCAGATGCGCTGGCAGTGATTGCGCCCTATGTGAACAGCTATCGGCGTTATGTCAAAGACCACGCAGCACCAATCAACCTCGAATGGGGGCGCGACAATCGCACCACGGGCATTCGTGTGCCGCTTTCCGGCCCGGCGGCGCGGCGTGTGGAAAACCGCCTCGCCGGCATGGATTGCAACCCCTATCTGGGCATCGCGGCGTCACTCGCCTGCGGATATCTGGGCCTGACCGAGGGCAAAGCCCCGGCGGACGAATTCAAAGGCGATGCCTATGATGGCGATGGCGATATCCCACAGGTTCTCGGCTCTGCCCTTGATCTGTTTGACGAAGCCACCGCGCTGCACAGCGTTCTTGGCACCGAATTCGCCCGCGTCTATTCGATCGTGAAACGCGCCGAATATGACGAGTTCTTGCAGGTCATCTCCCCTTGGGAACGTGAACACCTGCTGATGAACGTCTGA
- a CDS encoding NAD(P)/FAD-dependent oxidoreductase: MNLLYANDRRGAYPDSWYAATATPMDRFPTLKGAQKADVCVIGGGYTGLSAALHLAQAGRDVILIDAQRVGFGASGRNGGQLGSGQRVEQDALEKMLGDPHAATLWQMGEEAKDLVKSLIRKHDIDCHLKPGVAWTASDKGDLKHLHAYADHLQSRYGYDQIETLDHTALQSVCPSPDYLGGVLDMGAAHLHPLNYALGLAKAAAAAGVRIFETSPAHHITEGCKTTVQTDAGRIEADHVILACNGYLGGLNRKVAARVMPINNFIAATAPLGSGIKDVLPRDVAVADSRFVVNYFRLSHDGRLLFGGGESYGYRFPTDIAAKVRKPMTEIFPHLKDIPIDYAWGGTLGITMKRLPYVARVAPNILSASGYSGHGVGTATHAGALMARAIQGDSDGFDTMAAIPTRPFPGGAALRNPLLVLAMTWYSLRDRLGI; this comes from the coding sequence GTGAACCTGCTTTATGCCAATGACCGGCGCGGCGCGTATCCAGACAGCTGGTACGCCGCGACCGCCACGCCGATGGATCGCTTTCCCACCTTGAAGGGGGCGCAAAAGGCGGACGTCTGTGTGATTGGCGGCGGCTATACCGGATTGTCTGCCGCCCTGCACTTGGCCCAGGCGGGCCGTGACGTGATTCTGATCGATGCCCAGCGGGTCGGCTTTGGCGCATCAGGGCGCAATGGCGGGCAATTGGGCAGCGGCCAGCGGGTCGAGCAAGACGCGCTGGAAAAGATGCTGGGCGATCCCCATGCCGCGACCCTGTGGCAAATGGGGGAAGAGGCCAAGGATCTGGTCAAGAGCTTGATCAGAAAACACGATATCGACTGCCACCTAAAGCCCGGCGTGGCCTGGACAGCCTCGGACAAGGGCGATCTGAAGCATCTGCACGCCTATGCGGACCATCTGCAAAGCCGCTATGGTTATGACCAGATCGAAACGCTGGATCACACGGCATTGCAGTCGGTCTGCCCCTCACCGGATTATCTGGGCGGGGTTCTGGACATGGGCGCGGCGCATCTGCACCCGCTGAACTACGCGCTGGGTCTGGCAAAGGCCGCCGCCGCCGCGGGGGTGCGTATCTTCGAAACCAGCCCGGCCCACCACATCACCGAAGGTTGCAAAACCACTGTTCAAACCGACGCAGGCCGGATCGAGGCCGACCACGTGATCCTTGCCTGCAACGGCTATCTTGGCGGGCTGAACCGCAAAGTGGCGGCGCGGGTGATGCCGATCAACAATTTCATCGCCGCCACCGCCCCCTTGGGGAGTGGCATCAAGGACGTGCTGCCCCGCGACGTGGCCGTGGCCGACAGCCGCTTTGTCGTCAACTATTTCCGTCTGTCCCACGATGGCAGGCTGCTGTTTGGTGGTGGCGAAAGCTATGGCTATCGCTTCCCCACAGACATCGCGGCCAAAGTCCGCAAACCCATGACCGAGATTTTTCCGCATCTCAAGGACATCCCCATCGATTACGCCTGGGGCGGTACGCTGGGCATCACCATGAAACGCCTGCCCTATGTGGCACGGGTGGCCCCCAACATCCTGTCTGCCTCCGGCTATTCCGGCCACGGCGTCGGCACGGCAACCCACGCAGGCGCGTTGATGGCCCGCGCGATTCAAGGCGACAGCGACGGCTTTGACACAATGGCTGCGATCCCGACCCGCCCCTTCCCCGGCGGCGCGGCGCTGCGCAACCCGCTGCTGGTGCTCGCCATGACCTGGTATTCCCTGCGCGACCGGTTGGGCATCTGA
- the rlmJ gene encoding 23S rRNA (adenine(2030)-N(6))-methyltransferase RlmJ, which translates to MLSYQHIYHAGNLADVQKHALLAWMLVYLTRKDKPLTYMETHSGRALYDLTDDAALKTGEAAQGVEKVQGWFATDHPYAEVLAQTRATHGPAAYPGSPMIAAQLLRTQDRIHLAELHPQEHSGLDLAMSPYPAKCYLQDGFQMAFALTPPTPRRGLLLIDPSYEIKTDYQDIPKQIGKLARAWNVGIIALWYPILTNKAHLPMLQMLGQAHPDALRSEVRFPPARPGHGMVGSGLFVINPPYGLADEAKRLAALFAKL; encoded by the coding sequence ATGCTGAGCTATCAACACATCTATCACGCAGGCAATCTGGCGGACGTGCAAAAACACGCACTGCTGGCCTGGATGCTGGTCTATCTGACCCGCAAGGACAAACCCCTCACCTATATGGAAACCCATTCTGGCCGGGCGCTCTATGATTTGACGGATGACGCCGCGCTCAAGACCGGTGAGGCGGCGCAAGGGGTTGAAAAGGTTCAAGGATGGTTTGCGACAGATCATCCCTATGCAGAAGTTCTGGCGCAAACCCGCGCCACCCATGGACCCGCTGCCTACCCCGGATCGCCAATGATCGCCGCGCAGCTGTTGCGGACACAGGACAGGATCCATCTGGCCGAATTGCACCCCCAAGAACACAGCGGGCTTGATCTGGCCATGTCACCCTATCCGGCGAAATGCTATTTGCAGGACGGGTTCCAGATGGCCTTTGCCCTGACCCCACCGACCCCGCGCCGTGGGCTGCTGTTGATTGATCCCAGCTATGAGATCAAAACCGACTATCAGGATATTCCCAAACAGATCGGCAAACTTGCCCGCGCGTGGAACGTCGGGATTATCGCGCTGTGGTATCCGATCCTGACCAATAAGGCGCATCTGCCGATGCTGCAAATGCTGGGCCAAGCGCACCCTGACGCCCTGCGATCAGAGGTCCGGTTTCCCCCCGCACGCCCCGGCCACGGGATGGTGGGTTCGGGCCTGTTTGTGATCAACCCGCCCTATGGTCTGGCCGATGAGGCCAAGCGCCTTGCGGCCCTCTTCGCCAAACTGTGA
- a CDS encoding HTTM domain-containing protein produces the protein MTLDTAFRATEVLIALAFLQQSAEFMLRSGVERAIFAIRIVACLALLFGAQAELALLVLVVISLWMLHRFQGPYNGGSDRMSLLILWCLTLAQWMPSLFWQEVIFGYLAFQLTLSYFISGRVKIVNPEWRSGRALRDVFAFSAYPVSENLRKLAARPRLLWTASWAVILFEVVFPLALLDQTLLIAALCIGASFHLSNAIFFGLNRFVWIWIAAYPSLLWFQDRVIGDVF, from the coding sequence ATGACGCTCGACACCGCCTTTCGCGCCACCGAAGTGCTGATCGCGCTGGCTTTCCTTCAACAAAGCGCCGAATTCATGCTGCGCAGCGGGGTGGAACGGGCGATCTTTGCCATCCGTATCGTGGCCTGCCTTGCCCTGCTCTTTGGCGCCCAAGCCGAACTGGCATTGCTGGTTCTTGTGGTGATCAGCCTGTGGATGCTGCATCGGTTTCAGGGCCCCTATAACGGTGGCAGCGACCGGATGAGCCTGCTGATCCTGTGGTGCCTGACCCTTGCGCAATGGATGCCGAGCCTGTTCTGGCAAGAGGTGATCTTTGGCTATCTCGCCTTTCAGCTGACGTTGTCCTATTTCATCTCCGGGCGGGTCAAGATCGTGAACCCTGAATGGCGCTCCGGCCGGGCGCTGCGGGATGTGTTTGCCTTTTCCGCCTATCCGGTCAGTGAAAACCTGCGCAAACTCGCGGCGCGTCCGCGCCTGCTTTGGACTGCGTCTTGGGCGGTTATCCTGTTTGAAGTGGTCTTTCCACTGGCCCTGCTGGATCAGACCCTGTTGATTGCCGCGCTGTGCATCGGGGCAAGCTTCCATTTGTCGAATGCGATTTTCTTTGGGTTGAACCGCTTTGTCTGGATCTGGATCGCCGCCTACCCGTCGCTCTTGTGGTTTCAGGACAGGGTTATTGGCGATGTTTTCTGA
- a CDS encoding TerB family tellurite resistance protein, giving the protein MFERLFPRRAPEPKPLPQPNAQLALGALLVRVAFADKEYKAAEIGQIDRILAQSFGLNPIEAAKLRATCEALERDAPGTPEFAAILREEVDYADRKALGDAMWSVALADGDRDDAEEEQLSQIEAALGLTDIDIQAARENALRSI; this is encoded by the coding sequence ATGTTTGAACGTCTCTTCCCGCGCCGTGCGCCCGAACCGAAACCCCTGCCTCAACCCAACGCCCAGCTTGCCCTCGGCGCGTTGCTGGTGCGCGTGGCCTTTGCCGACAAGGAATACAAAGCCGCCGAAATCGGCCAGATCGACCGTATCCTTGCGCAATCCTTCGGGCTGAACCCGATTGAAGCGGCCAAGCTGCGTGCCACCTGCGAAGCGCTGGAACGCGACGCCCCCGGCACGCCCGAATTTGCGGCGATCCTGCGCGAAGAGGTGGATTACGCCGACCGCAAGGCGCTGGGTGATGCGATGTGGTCTGTGGCTCTGGCCGATGGCGACCGTGACGATGCCGAGGAAGAGCAGCTCTCGCAGATCGAAGCTGCCCTGGGATTGACCGATATCGACATTCAAGCCGCCCGGGAAAACGCCCTGCGTTCGATCTGA
- a CDS encoding type 1 glutamine amidotransferase produces MKIGILQAGHSPDELKDELGNYGEMFPKLLAGHGFDFEVWSVVDGVFPDSLDQADGWLITGSKHGAYEDHDWIAPLEEFIRESYAAHRPMVGICFGHQVIAQALGGKVEKFDGGWSVGRTEYDIDGRRLALNAWHQDQVTALPEGAEVIGSTDFCKNAALVYDDRIWTIQPHPEFGHAFIDGLIKTRGKGVVPDDQLAAAAKELGAPLHNQDIADQIATFFKTKQKERA; encoded by the coding sequence ATGAAGATTGGTATTCTACAGGCCGGTCATTCACCGGATGAGCTGAAAGACGAACTGGGCAACTATGGCGAAATGTTTCCCAAGTTGCTGGCTGGGCACGGCTTTGATTTCGAGGTCTGGTCTGTCGTGGACGGTGTTTTCCCCGACAGTCTGGATCAAGCCGATGGCTGGCTGATCACCGGATCCAAGCACGGCGCCTATGAAGATCACGATTGGATTGCGCCGCTCGAAGAATTCATCCGCGAAAGCTATGCCGCCCACCGCCCGATGGTTGGCATCTGCTTTGGCCATCAGGTGATCGCACAGGCATTGGGTGGCAAGGTTGAGAAATTCGATGGCGGCTGGTCTGTTGGCCGCACCGAATATGACATCGACGGGCGCAGGCTGGCACTGAACGCATGGCATCAGGATCAGGTCACAGCCCTGCCTGAAGGTGCAGAAGTGATCGGCTCCACCGACTTTTGCAAAAACGCGGCGCTGGTCTACGATGACCGGATCTGGACCATTCAACCGCACCCCGAATTTGGCCATGCCTTCATAGACGGGCTGATCAAGACACGGGGCAAAGGGGTTGTGCCGGACGACCAACTTGCCGCCGCCGCAAAAGAACTTGGGGCGCCCCTGCACAATCAGGACATCGCTGACCAAATCGCGACATTCTTCAAGACCAAGCAGAAAGAGAGGGCCTGA
- a CDS encoding ABC transporter permease, whose product MSCWQTIQDYGLRSLGIGERLLPRDNFTLCDQFTLIGSGMIWNIYFGIFALVSGFFFATLVALGKASPNPWLRKPSEWFIFLFRGSPLFIQFFFGYFFFLTLKSHFAFFNPFTAAWLGALIVLFLNTAAYSGEIFYGALQSIPKGDVEAADAYGLSGWNRFRRVIWPTMLRLAWPAYTNEAIFLFHATTLVFFSGFPAWQQRGDALYYASYFADKTFNPFVPYPILAGYFILLTIIVISIFGVINARLNRHLPQAAKRKIRLRPNLIR is encoded by the coding sequence ATGAGCTGTTGGCAGACAATTCAGGATTACGGCCTGCGCTCCCTTGGGATTGGTGAACGGCTTTTGCCGCGTGACAATTTCACTCTGTGCGATCAGTTCACGCTGATCGGATCGGGCATGATCTGGAACATCTATTTTGGTATTTTTGCCCTTGTCAGCGGCTTTTTCTTTGCCACCCTGGTGGCCCTCGGAAAGGCCAGCCCGAACCCCTGGCTGCGCAAACCGTCCGAGTGGTTTATCTTCCTGTTTCGCGGCTCGCCGCTGTTTATCCAGTTCTTTTTCGGGTATTTTTTCTTTCTCACGCTGAAAAGCCACTTTGCCTTCTTCAACCCCTTCACTGCCGCGTGGCTGGGCGCGTTGATTGTATTGTTCCTCAACACCGCCGCTTATTCCGGCGAGATTTTTTATGGCGCGTTGCAATCCATCCCCAAGGGCGATGTCGAGGCCGCCGATGCCTATGGTCTGTCTGGTTGGAACCGCTTCCGCAGGGTGATCTGGCCCACGATGCTGCGCCTTGCTTGGCCGGCCTACACCAATGAGGCTATCTTTCTGTTCCATGCCACAACGCTGGTGTTTTTCAGTGGCTTCCCGGCATGGCAGCAGCGCGGTGACGCGCTTTATTACGCCAGCTATTTTGCCGACAAAACCTTTAACCCATTTGTCCCCTATCCGATCCTTGCGGGCTATTTCATCTTGCTGACGATCATCGTGATTTCGATCTTTGGTGTGATCAATGCGCGGCTGAACCGGCATTTGCCGCAAGCAGCAAAACGCAAAATTCGCTTGCGTCCCAATCTGATCCGGTAG
- a CDS encoding ABC transporter ATP-binding protein, protein MNTQTPVIQINNLHKAYGALEVLKGVSITAERGHVISLIGSSGSGKSTLLRCCNLLEDSQQGEVIFKGEPVAWKGTGHGRRPADAKQVLRIRTNLSMVFQQFNLWAHMSILQNVMEAPLTVLGRDRAEVEKSARAYLDKVGIGDKCDVYPAQLSGGQQQRAAIARALCMEPEALLFDEPTSALDPELEQEVVKVIKDLAAEGRTMMIVTHDMKLAADVSDTVVFLHQGLIEEQGAPEAVFGAPKSERLRGFLSATQPS, encoded by the coding sequence GTGAACACACAAACGCCGGTCATCCAAATCAACAACCTCCACAAGGCTTATGGCGCATTGGAGGTTCTCAAAGGGGTGAGTATCACCGCCGAGCGCGGCCATGTGATTTCGCTGATCGGCTCGTCCGGTTCGGGCAAATCGACCCTGCTGCGGTGCTGTAACTTGCTTGAGGACAGCCAACAGGGCGAAGTGATCTTCAAGGGCGAGCCCGTCGCGTGGAAAGGCACCGGCCATGGCCGCCGCCCCGCCGATGCCAAACAGGTGCTGCGCATCCGCACCAACCTGTCGATGGTGTTTCAGCAGTTTAACCTCTGGGCGCATATGTCGATCTTGCAGAACGTGATGGAAGCGCCGTTGACGGTGCTGGGCCGTGACCGCGCCGAGGTGGAAAAATCCGCCCGCGCCTATCTCGACAAGGTTGGCATTGGCGACAAATGTGATGTCTATCCGGCGCAATTGTCGGGCGGCCAGCAACAACGCGCGGCGATTGCACGGGCGCTCTGCATGGAGCCTGAGGCGCTGCTTTTTGATGAACCGACCTCGGCCCTTGACCCCGAGCTGGAACAGGAAGTTGTCAAAGTGATCAAGGATCTGGCCGCCGAAGGCCGTACCATGATGATTGTGACCCATGATATGAAACTGGCCGCGGATGTGTCGGACACGGTGGTGTTCCTGCATCAGGGCCTGATCGAAGAACAAGGGGCGCCGGAGGCTGTTTTTGGCGCACCCAAATCCGAACGACTGCGCGGGTTCCTTTCGGCGACCCAACCTTCGTAA
- a CDS encoding transporter substrate-binding domain-containing protein — protein MKKIILATAALALTGTMAFAEGKTIRMGTEGAYPPYNYLNDDGKIDGFEIELGNELCKRAELTCEWVTNEWDSIIPNLVSSNYDTIMAGMSITDERDEVIDFTQDYFPPTASAYVAASEGADLESGVVAAQTSTIQAGHIAASGAQLVEFATPEETVAAVRKGEADAVFADKDYLAPLVEASGGELMFVGPDVPLGGGIGMGLRESDTELKTKFDAAITAMKADGSLNAMLKKWFGDETATY, from the coding sequence ATGAAAAAGATTATCCTCGCTACGGCAGCGCTGGCGCTCACCGGCACGATGGCTTTCGCAGAAGGCAAAACCATCCGCATGGGCACCGAAGGCGCCTACCCTCCGTACAACTATCTCAATGATGACGGCAAAATTGACGGCTTTGAAATCGAGCTGGGCAATGAGCTGTGCAAACGCGCTGAGCTGACGTGCGAATGGGTCACAAACGAGTGGGACAGCATCATCCCCAACCTCGTCTCAAGCAACTATGACACCATCATGGCCGGCATGAGCATCACCGATGAGCGCGACGAAGTCATTGATTTCACTCAGGACTATTTCCCGCCCACCGCCTCTGCCTATGTTGCAGCTTCCGAGGGTGCGGATCTGGAATCCGGTGTGGTTGCCGCACAGACATCCACAATTCAGGCCGGTCACATTGCGGCAAGCGGCGCTCAGCTGGTTGAATTTGCAACGCCGGAAGAAACCGTGGCCGCCGTGCGCAAGGGCGAAGCAGACGCCGTGTTCGCGGACAAAGACTACCTCGCGCCGCTGGTCGAAGCCTCCGGCGGTGAGCTGATGTTTGTTGGGCCAGACGTTCCATTGGGCGGCGGCATCGGCATGGGCCTGCGCGAAAGCGACACCGAGCTGAAAACAAAGTTCGACGCAGCGATCACCGCAATGAAAGCGGATGGTTCGCTGAACGCCATGTTGAAAAAATGGTTCGGCGACGAAACCGCGACTTACTAA
- a CDS encoding TerB family tellurite resistance protein: MFADFIKRLTQPDPAPLPDDDARLALTALLVRIARSDNDYAASESRRIDQIVMQRYGLDADAARALRNDAETLETEAPDTVRFTRAIKDAVAYENRLAVIEALWQVVLADGNRSDEENALLRLVASLLGITDKDSAMARKRIENTPN, encoded by the coding sequence ATGTTTGCAGATTTTATAAAACGGCTGACCCAGCCTGATCCCGCCCCGCTGCCAGATGATGACGCACGCCTCGCGCTGACTGCGCTCTTGGTGCGAATCGCACGGTCCGACAACGATTATGCCGCCAGCGAATCCCGCCGGATCGACCAGATCGTGATGCAGCGCTATGGGCTGGATGCTGATGCGGCCCGTGCCCTGCGCAACGACGCCGAAACCCTTGAGACCGAAGCGCCGGACACCGTCCGCTTTACCCGCGCCATCAAAGACGCGGTCGCCTATGAGAACAGGCTGGCCGTGATTGAGGCACTTTGGCAGGTGGTTTTGGCCGATGGCAACCGCTCTGACGAGGAAAACGCGCTGCTGCGTCTGGTGGCCAGCCTGCTGGGAATCACCGACAAGGACAGCGCAATGGCCCGAAAACGCATCGAAAACACGCCAAACTAA